One Nyctibius grandis isolate bNycGra1 chromosome 26, bNycGra1.pri, whole genome shotgun sequence DNA window includes the following coding sequences:
- the SP6 gene encoding LOW QUALITY PROTEIN: transcription factor Sp6 (The sequence of the model RefSeq protein was modified relative to this genomic sequence to represent the inferred CDS: deleted 3 bases in 2 codons): MLTAVCGSLGTQPSDAPRASPTHLDLQPLQPFQPHGSTAAGAADFASPAPPPELPLAGPDTSAAAFATPGTYEPHGPPRLELPPDSPAAPGAYAKLLPAAPDMAHPYEPWFRPPHPGPPSEEGGVNWWDLHAGASWMELPPGQGGGLQVPGHPVLPPALGGYGGGEHELCAPPTHLLPPPTQHLLGPEGVKALEAPPEPRGPEAEGGGRPKGARRAVPRGGGQAACRCPNCQEAERGGPCPEGVKRKHLHNCHIPGCGKAYAKTSHLKAHLRWHSGDRPFVCNWLFCGKRFTRSDELQRHLQTHTGAKKFACPVCGRVFMRSDHLGKHMKTHDGGKDGGEAEVKGAGDPSASKGGKREPEGGNAAPTN; encoded by the exons ATGCTGACGGCGGTCTGCGGCTCCCTGGGGACCCAGCCCTCGGACGCACCCCGCGCCTCCCCGACCCACCTGGACCTGCAGCCGCTCCAGCCCTTCCAGCCCCACGGCAGCACCGCGGCCGGTGCCGCCGACTTCGCCTCCCCG GCCCCCCCCCCGGAGCTGCCGCTGGCGGGTCCCGACACCTCCGCCGCCGCCTTCGCCACCCCGGGCACCTACGAGCCCCATGGCCCCCCGCGGTTAGAGCTGCCCCCCGacagccccgccgcccccggagCCTACGCCAAGCTGCTGCCGGCTGCCCCGGACATGGCGCATCCCTACGAGCCCTGGTTTCGGCCCCCCCACCCTGGCCCCCCCAGTGAAGAGGGAGGCGTCAACTGGTGGGACCTCCACGCCGGAGCCAGCTGGATGGAGCTGCCCCccgggcagggtggggggctgcaggtGCCCGGGCACCCCGTGCTGCCACCAGCCCTAGGGGGGTACGGCGGGGGGGAGCACGAGCTCTGCGCTCCCCCCACCCACCTGCTGCCTCCCCCCACCCAGCACCTCCTGGGACCGGAGGgggtgaaggctctggaggccccccccgagccccggGGGCCGGAGGCggagggcggcgggcggcccaAAGGTGCCCGTCGGGCCgtgccgcggggcggggggcaggcgGCGTGTCGCTGCCCCAACTGCCAGGAGGCGGAAAGG GGGGGCCCGTGCCCCGAGGGGGTGAAACGCAAACACCTGCACAACTGCCACATCCCCGGCTGCGGGAAGGCGTACGCCAAGACCTCGCACCTGAAAGCCCACCTGCGCTGGCACAGCGGCGACCGGCCCTTCGTCTGCAACTGGCTCTTCTGCGGCAAACGCTTCACCCGCTCCGACGAGCTCCAGCGGCACCTCCAGACCCACACGGGCGCCAAGAAATTCGCCTGCCCCGTCTGCGGCCGCGTCTTCATGCGCAGCGACCACCTGGGCAAGCACATGAAGACGCACGATGGGGGCAAGGACGGGGGCGAAGCCGAGGTCAAGGGCGCCGGGGACCCGTCGGCCAGCAAGGGAGGCAAGAGGGAGCCCGAGGGGGGTAACGCCGCCCCCACAAACTGA